The proteins below come from a single Pandoraea apista genomic window:
- a CDS encoding ABC transporter substrate-binding protein, whose amino-acid sequence MKLSRKVVMCAAALALGASSAAWSQSKTLYIGMNGGPMEKAYTSQVFPEFEKANNVKVVVVPGTSSDVLAKLLANRNSPQMHVVFLDDGVMARAISMGVCQKLDDSPVLKELMPSARVKDDMGAGVQLGMTGIGYNTKLFKEKGWAAPTSWSDFADPKYKGKVVFQSASSSTFGLHGFLALNRIWGGSETNVEPGFTKWATTVGPNVVEYIPNSAKLSEMIQTGEAAIFPLTPTAVSDLQDKGIQVGYVAPKEGAVQLLVDLCVVKNSPDNAMAQKLAQYLLSAKGQTLAAAAGAYIPTNTQATVPPAMQKRLGKIDELAKNLKTVDWDAINQRRAQWDQRWNRQIEQ is encoded by the coding sequence ATGAAGCTATCCCGAAAGGTCGTCATGTGCGCTGCGGCGCTGGCATTGGGCGCGAGCAGCGCGGCCTGGTCGCAGTCCAAAACGCTCTACATCGGCATGAACGGCGGCCCGATGGAAAAGGCTTACACGAGCCAGGTTTTCCCGGAGTTCGAGAAGGCCAACAACGTGAAGGTCGTGGTCGTGCCGGGTACGTCGTCCGACGTGCTGGCCAAGCTGCTCGCCAACCGCAACAGCCCGCAGATGCATGTTGTGTTTCTGGACGACGGCGTGATGGCGCGCGCCATTAGCATGGGGGTGTGCCAGAAGCTCGACGATTCGCCCGTGCTCAAAGAACTGATGCCGTCTGCCCGCGTGAAAGACGACATGGGCGCCGGGGTGCAACTGGGCATGACCGGTATCGGCTACAACACCAAGCTGTTCAAGGAGAAGGGCTGGGCCGCACCGACATCGTGGAGCGACTTCGCCGATCCGAAGTACAAGGGCAAGGTGGTGTTCCAGTCGGCGTCGAGCAGCACGTTCGGTCTGCATGGCTTCCTCGCGCTGAATCGCATCTGGGGCGGCAGCGAGACAAACGTCGAGCCGGGCTTCACCAAGTGGGCCACGACCGTGGGGCCGAACGTCGTCGAGTACATCCCGAACTCCGCCAAGCTCTCGGAAATGATCCAGACCGGCGAAGCGGCGATCTTCCCGCTGACCCCGACGGCTGTGAGCGATCTGCAGGACAAGGGCATTCAGGTGGGCTACGTTGCCCCCAAGGAAGGGGCGGTGCAGTTGCTTGTCGATCTGTGCGTGGTGAAGAACAGCCCGGACAATGCCATGGCGCAGAAGCTCGCGCAGTACCTGCTGTCGGCGAAGGGCCAGACGTTGGCTGCTGCTGCCGGCGCTTACATCCCGACCAACACGCAGGCCACCGTGCCGCCTGCCATGCAAAAGCGTCTGGGCAAGATCGACGAACTGGCCAAGAACCTGAAGACTGTGGATTGGGACGCCATCAATCAGCGTCGCGCGCAGTGGGATCAACGCTGGAACCGTCAGATCGAGCAGTGA
- a CDS encoding (2Fe-2S)-binding protein — MSRSSHSSQGSRAPGRPQLTRLAETSRSPLTFYLDGKPVQALAGDTLLTAILTHQRHVRISEFSGTPRAGFCLIGACQDCWVRCESTSATGGEAQLSRLRACSTPVQEGMRILTRATEASDVHGGSHA, encoded by the coding sequence ATGTCCCGTTCTTCCCATTCATCGCAAGGCTCGCGCGCGCCGGGTCGCCCGCAACTGACGCGTCTTGCCGAAACGTCGCGCTCGCCGCTCACGTTCTACCTCGACGGCAAGCCGGTGCAGGCGCTGGCGGGCGACACGCTGCTCACGGCGATCCTCACGCATCAGCGTCATGTGCGCATCAGCGAATTCAGCGGCACGCCGCGCGCGGGCTTTTGTCTGATCGGCGCGTGCCAGGATTGTTGGGTGCGCTGCGAATCCACCTCTGCCACAGGGGGCGAGGCGCAGTTGTCGCGCCTGCGCGCGTGCTCGACGCCGGTACAGGAAGGTATGCGCATTCTGACCCGTGCGACCGAAGCCAGTGACGTGCACGGAGGCTCGCATGCCTGA
- a CDS encoding RNA-binding S4 domain-containing protein, whose amino-acid sequence MQNVTFELTGEFVALNDLLKLTGLVDSGGAGKVMVANGAVSVDGQVETRKTCKIRAGQTVSVDGVRIRVKAA is encoded by the coding sequence ATGCAAAACGTAACTTTTGAACTCACGGGCGAATTCGTCGCCCTGAACGACTTGCTCAAGCTCACCGGCCTCGTGGACTCCGGCGGTGCAGGCAAAGTCATGGTGGCCAACGGTGCGGTCAGCGTCGACGGTCAGGTCGAAACCCGCAAAACCTGCAAGATCCGCGCCGGACAAACCGTTTCGGTCGACGGCGTGCGAATCCGCGTCAAGGCAGCCTGA
- a CDS encoding ABC transporter permease: MAETLQVARTGAAPVTRAPWHAYLPMWVMSAPAMLLFVALVLIPLLMTLALTFYQFDPASGPIAAFQFENYKEVLFDSYFHTIFLRTFGISLTVTAVCAVVGTFEAYVLSRMGDPWRSLFLLVILSPLLVSIVVRAFGWSMLLSSGGLINQAFGLLGMGPYKMEYTNFAIIVALVHVMLPFMVIPVWTSLQRLDPQTENAALSLMASPATTLRRIVLPQLVPGILSGSLMVFGLSASAFAIPSLLGGRRLKVAATAVYDQFLSSLNWPLGATIAVLLLAANLIVMLTYYRLLERRYSRSMG; encoded by the coding sequence ATGGCTGAGACGCTGCAAGTGGCGCGCACCGGCGCCGCCCCTGTGACGCGTGCTCCCTGGCATGCGTATCTCCCGATGTGGGTCATGAGCGCACCGGCCATGCTGCTGTTCGTGGCGTTGGTGCTCATCCCGTTGCTCATGACGCTGGCGCTCACGTTCTATCAGTTCGATCCGGCGAGCGGCCCGATTGCGGCGTTCCAGTTCGAGAACTACAAAGAGGTGCTGTTCGATTCGTACTTCCACACGATCTTCCTGCGCACGTTCGGCATTTCACTCACCGTTACCGCCGTGTGCGCGGTGGTGGGTACGTTCGAAGCCTATGTACTGTCGCGCATGGGCGACCCGTGGCGCTCGCTTTTTTTGCTGGTGATTCTCTCGCCGCTGCTCGTCTCCATCGTGGTGCGCGCATTCGGCTGGAGCATGCTGCTCAGTTCCGGCGGCCTGATCAATCAGGCGTTCGGTCTGCTCGGCATGGGGCCGTACAAGATGGAGTACACCAACTTCGCGATCATCGTCGCGCTGGTGCACGTGATGCTGCCGTTCATGGTCATTCCGGTGTGGACGTCGCTGCAACGCCTCGATCCGCAGACGGAAAACGCTGCGCTCTCGCTCATGGCCTCGCCGGCGACCACGCTGCGCCGCATTGTGCTGCCCCAACTGGTGCCGGGCATTCTCTCGGGCAGCCTGATGGTGTTCGGTCTGTCGGCCAGCGCGTTTGCGATTCCGAGTCTGCTGGGCGGACGCCGCCTCAAGGTCGCAGCCACTGCCGTGTACGACCAGTTCCTGAGTTCGCTGAACTGGCCGCTGGGCGCCACCATCGCCGTGCTGCTGCTCGCGGCAAATCTGATTGTGATGCTCACGTACTACCGCCTGCTCGAGCGCCGCTATTCGCGCAGCATGGGTTAA
- a CDS encoding IclR family transcriptional regulator → MNTSDSSRALKPSTTEPAGAGILQRTFAVIRALGDAKPEGERVTHIAKAVGLSQATVHRILHALIAEQVVEQDETSKLYRLSIDFFAMAAQAGNPSGMRTLCRPSLLRLCASLGDTIFLLVRSSFDAVCLDMCEGPFPIRSFTGDIGGRVALGVGQGSLAILAFLPEAEREEIIRFNVPRLRGYGVLDEVYLRTEIERVRQLGYAGSNSGVLDGMAGVAVPVFDRTGHAVAALSVGTLAARLSQDRLPMVVELLRRQAELIGPQTNPFDVAMRRPMHGLTRALTTEPLA, encoded by the coding sequence ATGAACACCTCCGATTCATCCCGCGCGCTGAAACCGTCGACGACGGAGCCTGCCGGCGCGGGCATTTTGCAACGCACCTTTGCCGTCATTCGTGCGCTGGGCGACGCCAAGCCCGAAGGCGAGCGCGTTACCCATATCGCCAAAGCCGTTGGTCTCAGTCAGGCGACGGTGCATCGGATTCTGCATGCGCTCATTGCCGAGCAAGTGGTGGAGCAGGACGAGACGTCCAAGCTCTACCGGCTGAGCATCGACTTCTTCGCGATGGCCGCGCAGGCAGGCAATCCGAGCGGCATGCGCACCCTGTGTCGTCCGTCGTTGCTGCGTCTTTGCGCGAGCCTTGGCGACACCATTTTTCTGCTGGTGCGCAGCAGCTTCGACGCGGTCTGCCTCGACATGTGCGAAGGCCCCTTCCCGATCCGCTCGTTTACCGGCGACATCGGCGGACGTGTAGCGCTGGGGGTCGGCCAGGGCAGTCTGGCGATTCTCGCTTTCCTGCCGGAAGCCGAGCGCGAAGAGATCATTCGCTTCAACGTGCCGCGACTGCGCGGTTATGGAGTACTCGACGAGGTCTATCTGCGCACCGAGATCGAACGCGTGCGTCAGTTGGGCTATGCCGGCAGCAATAGCGGCGTGCTCGACGGCATGGCGGGGGTGGCGGTGCCGGTGTTCGACCGCACCGGTCATGCGGTCGCCGCGCTGAGCGTGGGCACGCTGGCTGCGCGCCTGTCGCAGGATCGTCTGCCGATGGTCGTGGAGTTGCTGCGGCGTCAGGCCGAATTGATCGGCCCGCAAACCAATCCGTTCGACGTGGCGATGCGCCGTCCGATGCACGGTCTCACGCGCGCGCTGACCACCGAGCCGCTGGCCTGA
- a CDS encoding NAD(P)/FAD-dependent oxidoreductase: MSETLHYDVVVAGGGLVGASAARALAGRGLRVVLFERRYCGAQASGVNYGGVRCQGRPEEQLPLAMRARKIWDRLPELIGIDGEFVRSGHLRLARRESDLAPLDAWSEMASRYGLATTVLRGAEFRRRFPWLGEGAVGGSLCMSDGHANPRLVSPAFARAARALGADVRECTPITSVVHDGVRFQLTAQPAQGEALHVSADWLLNTAGAWANHIAGTFGERVPMHAIYPNMWVTEPLPKFIGHNLGVYGGGVYARQVERGNCVIGGGRGTGNGEYAQPSADTTRAVMREACALLPALRNALLIRTWSGVEGETPDNNPIIGMSRTTPRLVHAFGFSGGGFLLAPGVGEVLADLVADGETATPIDAFAVDRFVPVTAQA, from the coding sequence ATGAGTGAGACCCTGCATTACGACGTTGTCGTCGCGGGTGGTGGTCTGGTGGGCGCTTCGGCCGCGCGTGCGCTGGCCGGGCGCGGTTTGCGCGTGGTGCTGTTCGAGCGACGCTATTGCGGCGCACAGGCCAGCGGCGTGAATTACGGCGGCGTGCGCTGCCAGGGCCGCCCGGAAGAGCAACTGCCGCTCGCCATGCGTGCGCGCAAGATTTGGGATCGTTTGCCCGAGTTGATCGGCATCGACGGCGAGTTCGTGCGCTCGGGCCATTTGAGACTGGCGCGTCGCGAGAGCGATCTGGCGCCGCTCGACGCGTGGTCGGAGATGGCGAGCCGCTACGGTCTGGCAACCACGGTGCTGCGCGGCGCCGAATTCCGTCGGCGCTTTCCGTGGCTGGGTGAGGGCGCTGTCGGCGGCTCGCTGTGCATGAGCGATGGGCATGCAAATCCGCGATTGGTGTCGCCTGCCTTCGCGCGCGCGGCCCGTGCGCTGGGCGCCGATGTTCGGGAGTGCACCCCCATCACCTCCGTGGTCCACGACGGCGTGCGTTTCCAATTGACGGCGCAACCTGCGCAAGGCGAGGCGCTGCATGTGAGCGCCGACTGGCTGCTCAACACCGCCGGGGCCTGGGCGAATCACATCGCGGGCACGTTTGGCGAGCGGGTGCCGATGCATGCCATCTATCCGAATATGTGGGTTACGGAGCCGCTGCCGAAGTTCATCGGCCACAACCTTGGTGTGTACGGCGGCGGCGTGTATGCGCGTCAGGTCGAGCGCGGCAATTGCGTGATCGGTGGCGGACGCGGTACCGGCAATGGCGAGTATGCCCAGCCGAGCGCCGACACCACGCGCGCCGTAATGCGTGAGGCCTGTGCGCTGTTGCCGGCCCTGCGTAATGCGCTGCTGATTCGGACATGGAGCGGCGTGGAGGGGGAGACCCCCGATAACAATCCGATCATTGGCATGAGCCGCACGACACCGCGTCTCGTGCATGCTTTCGGCTTCTCGGGCGGCGGCTTTTTGCTGGCGCCCGGGGTTGGAGAAGTGCTCGCCGATCTGGTCGCCGATGGCGAGACGGCGACACCGATCGACGCGTTTGCCGTCGACCGCTTCGTGCCCGTTACGGCGCAGGCATGA
- a CDS encoding OsmC family protein, translating to MASGEHQYRIGVEWIGNQGSGTSGYRDYGRNHEIRANGKPTIPGSADPAFRGDAARWNPEDLLVAAASACHKLWYLHLCAEAGVVVERYADDAIGTMIDTAQEGRFTRILLRPHVTIRAGGNAGLAAELHHEAHARCYVANSVNFPIDCEPHIDVLPG from the coding sequence ATGGCTTCAGGCGAACATCAGTACCGGATCGGCGTCGAGTGGATTGGCAATCAGGGAAGCGGCACGTCGGGCTATCGCGACTACGGACGCAATCACGAGATTCGCGCCAACGGCAAGCCAACAATTCCCGGCTCGGCTGATCCCGCCTTTCGCGGCGACGCGGCCCGCTGGAATCCGGAAGACCTGCTGGTCGCCGCGGCCAGTGCCTGCCACAAGCTCTGGTACCTGCATCTTTGTGCCGAAGCCGGAGTGGTGGTCGAGCGGTATGCCGACGACGCCATCGGCACCATGATCGATACGGCGCAGGAAGGGCGCTTCACGCGCATTTTGCTGCGCCCGCACGTTACGATCCGCGCGGGCGGCAATGCCGGGCTGGCGGCCGAACTGCACCACGAAGCGCACGCCCGGTGTTATGTCGCCAACTCGGTCAACTTCCCCATCGACTGCGAGCCGCATATCGACGTACTGCCGGGTTGA
- a CDS encoding NAD(P)/FAD-dependent oxidoreductase: MPERSEIVIVGAGPAGIRAAQTLVAAGLHPIVLDENPRWGGQIYRQPPASAGFTRTKQTLYGFEAAKADAIHSTMAALLPQVDYRPETLVWACDPQRLHTMHGGREKPVPFTHLIIASGATDRVLPLPGWTLPGVYTLGGAQVALKAQGCAIGERVVFAGTGPLLYLVAYQYAKAGANVAAVLDTNRFVSQARATPRLLNQPATLAKGLYYVGWLRAHGVRIEHGVSLEGIDGTAGVRAIRWQRDGHEHTLECSAVGLGFGLRPETQLADLAGCRFVFDDLNRCWLPERDAAGRSSQPGIYLAGDGAGIAGADAAELAGRRAALALLEDLEIAAPTMPGVPDAAVIEGKLASIRRFREGIEQAFALPKDPSAHWPDDMLVCRCEEVDARTLRDCVRHDGVTEINRLKALTRVGMGRCQGRMCGEAACHLLAEASGQTLVQVGRLRAQAPIKPIPIAPMLFDENVAAIPEEARDE; this comes from the coding sequence ATGCCTGAGCGCTCCGAAATCGTCATCGTTGGGGCGGGTCCCGCCGGCATTCGCGCCGCGCAGACGCTCGTGGCGGCCGGTCTGCATCCCATCGTGCTCGATGAGAACCCACGCTGGGGCGGTCAGATCTACCGGCAGCCACCGGCGAGTGCCGGGTTCACGCGAACTAAGCAAACGCTCTACGGCTTCGAAGCCGCCAAGGCCGATGCCATCCACAGCACGATGGCGGCGCTGTTGCCGCAGGTCGACTATCGACCCGAGACGCTGGTGTGGGCTTGCGATCCGCAGCGGCTCCACACGATGCATGGCGGCCGCGAAAAACCGGTGCCGTTCACGCATCTGATCATTGCGAGCGGCGCGACCGATCGTGTGCTGCCGCTGCCGGGCTGGACTTTGCCGGGGGTGTACACGCTGGGCGGTGCACAAGTGGCGCTCAAGGCGCAGGGCTGTGCCATCGGCGAGCGTGTGGTGTTCGCGGGCACCGGGCCGTTGCTCTATCTCGTGGCATATCAATACGCGAAAGCTGGCGCGAACGTAGCGGCGGTGCTCGACACGAATCGGTTCGTCAGTCAGGCCAGGGCAACGCCGCGCTTGCTGAATCAACCGGCTACGCTCGCCAAGGGGCTGTATTACGTGGGATGGCTGCGGGCGCACGGTGTGCGCATCGAGCATGGCGTGAGCCTCGAAGGTATTGACGGCACGGCAGGCGTGCGGGCGATTCGGTGGCAGCGCGACGGCCATGAGCACACGCTCGAATGCAGCGCCGTGGGACTGGGCTTCGGCTTGCGTCCGGAGACGCAACTGGCCGATCTGGCGGGTTGCCGTTTCGTCTTCGACGACCTCAATCGCTGCTGGCTGCCGGAGCGAGACGCTGCGGGCCGCAGCTCGCAGCCCGGCATCTATCTGGCGGGAGACGGCGCGGGCATTGCCGGTGCCGACGCCGCCGAACTCGCGGGCCGCCGCGCTGCATTGGCCCTGCTCGAAGATCTCGAAATCGCAGCGCCAACGATGCCCGGCGTGCCTGACGCCGCCGTCATCGAAGGCAAGCTCGCCAGCATTCGCCGCTTTCGCGAGGGGATCGAGCAGGCATTCGCGTTGCCGAAAGATCCGTCGGCGCATTGGCCCGACGACATGCTGGTGTGCCGTTGCGAAGAAGTCGATGCCCGCACGCTGCGCGATTGTGTGCGCCATGACGGCGTGACCGAAATCAACCGGCTCAAGGCGCTCACCCGCGTGGGCATGGGGCGCTGTCAGGGCCGCATGTGCGGTGAAGCGGCATGCCATCTGTTGGCAGAAGCGAGCGGGCAGACACTCGTCCAAGTGGGGCGTCTGCGCGCACAGGCGCCGATCAAACCGATTCCGATTGCACCGATGCTGTTCGACGAGAACGTTGCGGCCATCCCCGAGGAGGCGCGCGATGAGTGA
- a CDS encoding GGDEF domain-containing protein produces the protein MNPSSPATGSVDPVRDSAHDITQAARALWRANDVPRVSGTTPSHLPSDDRRGRIGGIACPIDNVDVFDATGLNGDRHRRSPLPPAQSSASPAHAAKPASPSVQSPNAWPDAASTALLSSNRRALPARHDMTASGTDSHELLTPSTIARLTPAGGDSPNEAERLAALRRYEILDTPPEPAFDRIVRLASYVLGAPISLVSLIDETRQWFKARQGLDVSQTPRSMAFCAHAILGDDVFVVPDARADRRFSDNPLVTGEPNIRFYAGAPLLTPEGHRLGTLCVIDRRPRTLDDEKRGLLADLSALVVDALELRRVNQVLGDMAMRDGLTGALNRRAFLMQADRLFAAALAQKRRLSVLMLDIDHFKAVNDTWGHAIGDRVIVELTLVLRATLRKGTVIGRLGGEEFAVLLPEADAQRALQASERLLTAIGGASVPGPNGPVRFSASIGVGSLALDDADFSALLQRADRALYAAKQAGRNRVAVL, from the coding sequence ATGAACCCTTCTTCGCCCGCCACGGGCAGTGTCGACCCCGTGCGCGACAGTGCTCACGACATTACGCAAGCCGCTCGCGCCCTCTGGCGTGCGAACGACGTGCCTCGCGTGAGCGGTACGACGCCGTCGCATTTGCCAAGTGACGACAGGCGCGGCAGAATTGGCGGCATTGCCTGCCCCATCGATAACGTTGATGTTTTCGACGCGACCGGCCTGAACGGCGACAGGCATCGACGCTCGCCGCTGCCGCCTGCCCAATCGAGCGCATCACCCGCGCACGCGGCGAAGCCGGCATCGCCTTCCGTGCAGTCGCCGAACGCGTGGCCCGACGCCGCGTCAACGGCACTGCTGTCGTCCAACCGCCGGGCCCTGCCCGCCCGCCACGACATGACCGCATCCGGAACCGATTCACACGAACTGCTTACCCCCTCGACGATTGCGCGGCTTACGCCGGCGGGAGGCGACAGTCCGAACGAGGCCGAGCGCCTCGCGGCGCTGCGCCGTTACGAGATTCTCGATACGCCGCCCGAGCCGGCGTTCGATCGCATTGTGCGACTGGCCTCCTACGTACTCGGCGCGCCGATCTCGCTTGTCTCGCTGATTGACGAAACGCGCCAATGGTTCAAGGCACGCCAAGGCCTTGATGTCTCGCAGACACCGCGCTCGATGGCCTTCTGCGCGCATGCGATTCTCGGCGACGACGTGTTCGTTGTGCCCGACGCCCGTGCCGACCGGCGCTTCTCCGACAATCCGCTGGTCACGGGAGAGCCGAACATCCGCTTCTACGCAGGCGCCCCGCTGCTCACGCCGGAAGGCCATCGCCTGGGCACGCTCTGCGTGATCGACCGCCGCCCCCGCACGCTCGACGACGAGAAGCGCGGGCTGCTCGCCGATCTGTCCGCACTCGTGGTGGATGCCCTCGAACTGCGTCGCGTCAATCAGGTGCTCGGCGACATGGCCATGCGCGACGGCCTGACCGGTGCGCTCAACCGCCGCGCCTTTCTCATGCAAGCCGATCGCCTGTTTGCCGCCGCCCTCGCGCAAAAACGGCGTCTGTCGGTACTCATGCTCGACATCGATCACTTCAAGGCGGTCAACGATACGTGGGGGCATGCCATTGGCGACCGCGTGATCGTGGAGTTGACACTGGTGTTGCGGGCAACGCTGCGCAAAGGGACTGTGATCGGCCGTCTCGGCGGCGAGGAATTCGCCGTCTTGCTGCCCGAGGCCGACGCACAGCGTGCGCTGCAAGCGTCCGAGCGTCTGCTGACTGCCATTGGCGGCGCCAGCGTGCCCGGCCCCAATGGCCCGGTGCGGTTTTCCGCCAGCATCGGTGTCGGCAGCCTCGCGTTGGACGATGCCGATTTCAGCGCTCTGCTGCAACGTGCCGACCGGGCGTTATATGCCGCCAAGCAGGCCGGCCGCAACCGCGTGGCGGTACTGTGA
- a CDS encoding glutathione S-transferase family protein, with product MTTDRRITFFHAPNTRSSGVLVLLDELQAEHDLHLLRFATGEQRGSEYLELNPMGKVPAIRHGDAMITEQAAVYMYLAELYPEKGLAPMPGDPRRGPYLRWMVFYGSCLEPAVVDKSLGREGAERSRSPYGDYDSVMWTLERHLSLDAGPWWLGESFTAADALWGNAMHFLTQFKLVPETPSVKAYVERFRARESFARAQQRDAALAKQLAA from the coding sequence ATGACGACAGATCGGCGCATTACGTTCTTTCACGCTCCGAACACCCGTTCCTCCGGGGTGCTTGTACTGCTCGACGAATTGCAGGCCGAGCACGACCTTCACCTGCTGCGTTTCGCGACCGGCGAGCAGCGCGGTTCGGAGTATCTGGAACTCAATCCGATGGGCAAGGTGCCGGCCATCCGCCACGGCGATGCCATGATCACCGAGCAGGCGGCCGTTTATATGTATCTGGCCGAGCTGTATCCGGAGAAGGGGTTGGCGCCGATGCCCGGCGATCCGCGTCGCGGGCCTTATCTGCGCTGGATGGTGTTCTACGGCTCTTGCCTCGAACCGGCGGTGGTCGACAAATCGCTGGGTCGCGAAGGCGCCGAGCGCTCGCGTTCGCCGTATGGCGACTACGATTCGGTCATGTGGACACTGGAGCGGCACCTGTCGCTGGACGCAGGGCCGTGGTGGCTGGGCGAGTCGTTCACGGCAGCGGATGCGCTGTGGGGCAACGCCATGCACTTCCTCACGCAGTTCAAACTCGTGCCCGAGACACCTTCGGTGAAGGCATACGTGGAGCGTTTTCGCGCCCGTGAATCGTTTGCGCGGGCGCAGCAGCGCGATGCGGCGCTGGCAAAGCAGCTCGCCGCGTAA
- a CDS encoding TMEM175 family protein, producing the protein MGKGRLEAFSDGVIAIIITIMVLEMKAPHGSELADLLPVAPTFLTYILSYVYVGLYWNNHHHLFHVVQRVSGGVLWANLHLLFWLSLIPFVTHWLGENHFTAWPTALYGVVLFMAAVAYYILTRTLLAVHEEGGNAKLAAALGRDTKGKLSVVAYALAIGLAFMVPAISLALYALVAAVWLIPDRRIEQVLRS; encoded by the coding sequence ATGGGCAAAGGTCGACTGGAAGCCTTCAGCGATGGTGTGATCGCCATCATCATCACGATCATGGTGCTGGAGATGAAGGCACCGCACGGCAGCGAACTGGCCGACCTCCTGCCAGTCGCGCCGACATTCCTTACGTACATTCTGAGCTACGTCTACGTTGGTCTGTACTGGAACAATCATCACCATCTTTTCCATGTCGTGCAGCGGGTCTCGGGCGGCGTGCTCTGGGCCAACCTGCACCTGCTCTTCTGGCTGTCGCTGATTCCGTTCGTCACGCACTGGCTGGGCGAGAACCACTTCACCGCGTGGCCGACGGCGCTCTACGGCGTGGTGCTGTTCATGGCGGCCGTGGCGTATTACATCCTCACGCGAACCCTGCTTGCCGTGCACGAGGAAGGCGGCAACGCAAAGCTCGCTGCGGCGCTGGGGCGCGACACCAAGGGCAAGCTCTCGGTGGTGGCCTATGCGCTGGCCATTGGCCTGGCTTTCATGGTTCCGGCCATCTCCCTTGCGCTGTACGCGCTGGTCGCCGCAGTATGGCTTATTCCCGATCGACGGATCGAGCAAGTGCTCAGGTCGTGA
- a CDS encoding flavin reductase family protein: MTERLPVELPKAYRLLNHGPTVLVGSAHESRRNVMAAAWSMPLDFSPPKVAVVIDRNTLTRELVEASGEFSLNVPARAIARETLAVGSISGRDTDKFADGTGMQAFAGSHIAAPLIGGCLAWLECRVIPEPHNQDRYDLFLGEVVAAWADPRAFRDGHWQFEPGVSRSLHYIAGGNFFETGEAFEVKS, encoded by the coding sequence ATGACCGAACGCCTGCCTGTCGAGCTTCCCAAAGCCTACCGACTACTCAACCACGGACCAACCGTACTTGTGGGAAGTGCCCACGAGTCGCGCCGCAATGTCATGGCCGCCGCCTGGTCGATGCCGCTGGACTTCTCTCCCCCAAAGGTCGCCGTCGTCATCGACCGCAATACGCTCACGCGCGAGTTGGTCGAAGCCTCCGGCGAGTTTTCGCTGAACGTGCCCGCGCGTGCCATCGCCCGTGAAACGCTGGCCGTCGGCTCGATCTCCGGACGCGATACCGACAAGTTCGCCGACGGTACCGGTATGCAGGCTTTCGCAGGCTCGCATATTGCCGCACCGCTCATCGGCGGATGCCTCGCGTGGCTGGAATGCCGCGTGATTCCCGAGCCGCACAATCAGGATCGCTACGATCTGTTTCTCGGCGAAGTCGTCGCGGCCTGGGCCGATCCGCGCGCCTTTCGCGACGGGCATTGGCAGTTCGAGCCCGGCGTGTCGCGCAGCCTTCATTACATTGCCGGCGGTAACTTCTTCGAAACCGGCGAAGCATTCGAAGTCAAATCATGA
- a CDS encoding ABC transporter permease, producing the protein MRKNSPLALAFHTLVILFVLAPMVIVVLVAFTPEQTLSLPTRGVSLRWFRAILDYPDFIASFFTSLKLAFLSATISLVIALPAALAIGRSRFPGRNFLNGLLLSPLVIPGLVLGIALLRFFAMLGVTGSFAALTFAHMIIVTPFIMRLVLASISGLDRSVEHAAASLGAGSWTTFRRVTMPMILPGITGGWLLAFINSFDELTMSVFLTAPQTVTLPVRMYMYATESIDPMMASVSALVIAITLGAMLLLDRVYGLNRILIGQH; encoded by the coding sequence ATGCGTAAAAACAGTCCTCTGGCGCTTGCGTTCCATACGCTCGTCATTCTCTTCGTCCTCGCGCCGATGGTCATCGTCGTGCTGGTCGCGTTCACACCGGAACAAACGCTCTCGCTGCCGACACGCGGCGTGTCGCTGCGCTGGTTCCGGGCGATTCTCGACTATCCCGATTTCATCGCGTCGTTCTTCACCAGCCTGAAGCTGGCGTTCCTGTCGGCCACGATCTCGCTCGTGATCGCGTTGCCTGCGGCACTCGCCATCGGCCGCTCGCGCTTTCCGGGGCGTAACTTCCTCAACGGTCTGCTGCTCTCGCCGCTGGTGATTCCGGGCCTGGTGCTCGGCATCGCACTGCTGCGTTTCTTCGCCATGCTCGGTGTGACCGGCTCGTTCGCGGCGCTTACCTTCGCGCACATGATCATCGTGACGCCGTTCATCATGCGTCTCGTGCTGGCGTCGATCAGCGGGCTCGATCGCAGCGTCGAGCATGCGGCGGCGTCGCTGGGCGCTGGCTCTTGGACGACCTTCCGGCGCGTGACCATGCCGATGATCCTGCCGGGCATTACCGGCGGCTGGCTGCTCGCGTTCATCAACAGCTTCGACGAACTGACGATGTCGGTCTTTCTCACGGCGCCGCAGACCGTCACGCTGCCCGTGCGCATGTACATGTACGCGACCGAGTCGATCGATCCGATGATGGCGTCCGTCTCGGCGCTGGTCATTGCGATCACGCTGGGCGCGATGCTGCTGCTCGACCGTGTCTACGGCCTGAACCGCATTCTGATCGGCCAGCACTGA